In Vidua chalybeata isolate OUT-0048 chromosome 5, bVidCha1 merged haplotype, whole genome shotgun sequence, one genomic interval encodes:
- the CAV2 gene encoding caveolin-2, with amino-acid sequence MGLETEKVDTRIFMDDDDNFPRSGGPALSDTEKCAEDELDRDPHGLNSHLQLGFEDVIAEPELTHSFDKVWICSHALFELSKYVIYKVLTLVLAIPMALVVGIVFATLSCLHIWVVVPFVKTCLMVLPSVQTVWKSLTDVFVVPFFQSLGRCFAMVNIRLDQE; translated from the exons aTGGGGCTGGAGACGGAGAAAGTGGACACCCGCATCTTCATGGACGACGACGACAACTTCCCGCGGAGCGGCGGCCCCGCGCTGTCGGACACGGAGAAGTGCGCGGAGGACGAGCTGGACCGCGACCCTCACGGGCTGAACTCCCACCTGCAG CTGGGGTTCGAGGATGTAATCGCGGAGCCCGAGCTCACCCACTCCTTCGACAAGGTCTGGATCTGCAGCCACGCTCTGTTTGAGCTCAGCAAGTACGTAATCTACAAGGTCCTGACTCTGGTCCTCGCCATACCGATGGCCCTGGTTGTGGGGATCGTCTTCGCGACGCTCAGCTGCCTGCACATCTG gGTTGTGGTGCCTTTTGTGAAAACCTGTCTCATGGTCCTGCCTTCAGTGCAAACTGTATGGAAGAGCCTGACAGATGTTTTTGTTGTACCATTCTTTCAGAGCCTAGGCCGCTGCTTTGCCATGGTTAATATACGCCTGGACCAAGAGTAA